From one Streptomyces sp. ICC1 genomic stretch:
- a CDS encoding iron chelate uptake ABC transporter family permease subunit — MHGRHRARGAAVRALGLVALLALLLLTVWASLMVGSGRVAAADLLPALLHPDRTDKAHLILLEVRIPRTAAGVLAGAALGLAGAVMQGIARNPLADPGILGVNAGASAAVVFALSVLGMTDPAHYIWFGFLGALVASLLVFAIGSLGRDGATPVKLTLAGAATSAALLSLTTSMLLTDSKSFDQYRFWQVGSLTGREPAVLWQALPFIVAGALLTLFLGSRLNALALGDDIARALGQRVGPTRVVCAVVVVLLCGAATVVAGPIAFLGLVVPHAVRLCTGPDHRWILPYSALAAPVLLLTADIVGRLIARPGEVQAGIVTAAIGAVPFVLLVRHRKAAGL; from the coding sequence ATGCACGGACGCCATCGGGCCCGAGGGGCCGCCGTTCGCGCGTTGGGCCTCGTCGCGCTGCTCGCCCTTCTCCTCCTCACGGTCTGGGCGAGCCTGATGGTCGGCTCCGGGCGGGTCGCCGCCGCGGACCTGCTGCCCGCGCTCCTGCACCCCGACCGGACGGACAAGGCGCACCTGATCCTGCTCGAGGTCCGGATCCCCCGGACCGCCGCCGGCGTACTGGCCGGAGCGGCCCTGGGGCTGGCCGGCGCGGTCATGCAGGGCATCGCCCGCAACCCGCTCGCGGACCCGGGCATCCTCGGCGTCAACGCGGGCGCTTCCGCCGCCGTCGTCTTCGCCCTCTCCGTCCTGGGCATGACGGATCCCGCCCACTACATCTGGTTCGGGTTCCTCGGCGCCCTCGTCGCCTCCCTCCTCGTGTTCGCCATCGGCTCCCTCGGCCGCGACGGTGCCACCCCCGTCAAACTGACGCTGGCCGGCGCCGCGACGAGCGCGGCCCTGCTCTCGCTGACCACGTCCATGCTGCTGACCGACTCCAAGTCCTTCGACCAGTACCGGTTCTGGCAGGTCGGTTCACTGACCGGCCGCGAGCCCGCCGTCCTGTGGCAGGCCCTTCCGTTCATCGTCGCCGGCGCCCTCCTCACACTGTTCCTGGGCTCACGGCTGAACGCCCTCGCCCTCGGCGACGACATCGCCCGGGCCCTCGGCCAGCGCGTGGGCCCGACCCGTGTCGTCTGCGCGGTGGTCGTGGTCCTGCTGTGCGGCGCCGCCACCGTCGTCGCCGGTCCCATCGCCTTCCTCGGCCTGGTCGTCCCGCACGCCGTCCGCCTGTGCACCGGCCCCGACCACCGCTGGATCCTCCCGTACAGCGCTCTGGCGGCTCCCGTACTCCTGCTGACGGCCGACATCGTCGGCCGGCTCATCGCCCGGCCCGGCGAGGTGCAGGCCGGCATCGTGACGGCCGCCATCGGCGCCGTCCCCTTCGTCCTGCTGGTCCGCCACCGGAAGGCGGCCGGACTGTGA
- a CDS encoding ALF repeat-containing protein: MDTIFWSRRRILGAAAATMTAAASSSLVLNPSTAWAATPSQAADDGDPFGLPDTDRAKAVRAWLLGGRAVRASAATALAGTDADVRNFLAVRLPADTATDNRAAIVTSLAVAGRGNRREATAALGGGDSAIAGYLAGGYKSALMEDLRVATTTVMAVGGKAVNREGNTALNNGSQSALESFLGDREYPARVEDMRVDASKLSFQAGPEVQKYASRALSGSDKDLEWFLETGQHIARARDQEAMKIQELVAVVQREGKRADAMTKQAEEACARAVTAAAQAREMAERAAAEARAAQEDVARAAGAARKAAEAASGAARASRVAITASQAAVQAARRAGYAAAATSAAAANAGAAATRAFNAALDVSRDASQAQKAREAAVAARTAAAQARSAAVAAEGAAAASDQARIAGDWAAAAARDSAAAARASADAADASGAAQHEAANARREAQIASANAQIATNAAGNAVRLANTSAQAARTARDAANGAAGHAEKAAAAADWAVQYAGQAVDYANKSTEFANEASKAADLATDAVTQAVAVEKAARDAEGQRLEQDLRQAVEEMRLLARLDAEQRAEYTGKRTEAEQTTQAARDLVARAGAALRAGDTALATTTGRQAAVAVMDARGTWSRQAARFALAGTEADVHIWIDADRLIAERLDDRERALYLARRSSPGVIDAAGKALASTDPDATATFLGTGVVQAAAMDNRVAISRILAGRPGRAVAKAANEALDAGSAQALYGFFSASFEAAQREDDAVATATLLGTAGPYTKAHAQAALEGPAWIRRNFIASVQHRTAELDHDSATHIAAMQGAISAAAKIAHKAQEDAARAQEAAARARNAAAEAVTWADKALNWAAQAASAARQADSYADSAEKSAQDARVSAGKATQAAATARTAMRSANYSANRAVESARSAVASANAAQASAASAYATSLHADGDRVAAAEAASAAQTIEKDKRRNEIGEEVRKALEEALKARAEGKNPADSPENDSVGGGLPQWQQDARTLANILEWASLATSVAGTGLEIAGVWFPPAEVAGLYLSFTSVGLSQLSTLFTGIGYGFTSSEFQHAIGNSVLHLVTFGQSQWIKKLDAGKVLTAIEVGVHGSLSVITSGLHLFG; encoded by the coding sequence TTGGACACCATCTTTTGGAGCAGGCGTCGTATTCTCGGCGCCGCCGCGGCCACCATGACCGCCGCCGCCTCTTCCAGCCTCGTGCTCAACCCCTCGACGGCCTGGGCCGCGACGCCCTCGCAAGCCGCCGACGACGGCGACCCGTTCGGCCTGCCCGACACCGATCGGGCCAAGGCGGTCAGGGCCTGGCTGCTGGGCGGCCGGGCAGTTCGCGCCTCCGCCGCGACGGCGCTGGCCGGCACGGACGCCGACGTGAGGAACTTCCTGGCCGTCAGGCTCCCCGCGGACACGGCCACGGACAACCGCGCGGCGATCGTCACCTCGCTGGCGGTGGCCGGCAGGGGGAACCGGCGCGAGGCGACCGCCGCGCTGGGCGGCGGGGACTCCGCCATCGCCGGCTATCTCGCGGGCGGGTACAAGTCCGCCCTGATGGAGGACTTACGGGTGGCCACCACCACGGTGATGGCCGTGGGCGGCAAAGCCGTCAACCGCGAGGGCAACACGGCCCTGAACAACGGTTCCCAGTCGGCGCTGGAGTCGTTCCTCGGCGATCGCGAGTACCCGGCTCGCGTCGAGGACATGCGCGTGGATGCCTCCAAGCTCTCCTTCCAGGCGGGGCCTGAGGTGCAGAAGTACGCCTCCCGGGCGCTGTCCGGCAGCGACAAGGACCTCGAGTGGTTCCTCGAGACGGGCCAGCACATCGCACGCGCCCGGGACCAGGAGGCCATGAAGATCCAGGAGCTCGTCGCCGTCGTCCAGCGCGAGGGCAAGCGGGCCGACGCCATGACGAAGCAGGCCGAGGAGGCCTGCGCCCGCGCGGTGACGGCCGCGGCCCAGGCCAGGGAGATGGCGGAGCGGGCCGCCGCCGAGGCCCGCGCGGCTCAGGAGGACGTGGCCAGGGCCGCCGGCGCGGCACGCAAGGCGGCCGAGGCTGCCTCCGGGGCCGCCCGCGCCTCGCGCGTCGCCATCACCGCCTCGCAGGCCGCGGTGCAGGCGGCCCGGCGCGCCGGGTACGCGGCGGCGGCCACGAGCGCGGCGGCCGCCAACGCCGGAGCCGCCGCGACCCGTGCCTTCAACGCGGCCCTCGACGTGTCCCGGGACGCTTCCCAGGCGCAGAAGGCCAGGGAGGCAGCGGTCGCCGCCCGTACCGCCGCGGCCCAGGCACGCAGCGCGGCCGTGGCCGCCGAGGGCGCGGCGGCGGCCTCGGACCAGGCCAGGATCGCCGGCGACTGGGCCGCGGCGGCGGCCCGTGACTCCGCCGCCGCCGCGAGGGCCTCTGCGGACGCGGCCGACGCCTCCGGCGCGGCGCAGCACGAGGCGGCCAACGCCCGGCGCGAGGCGCAGATCGCGAGCGCCAACGCCCAGATCGCCACCAACGCGGCCGGCAACGCGGTGCGGCTGGCCAACACCTCCGCGCAGGCGGCGCGCACCGCACGCGACGCCGCGAACGGCGCGGCCGGACATGCCGAGAAGGCCGCGGCCGCGGCCGACTGGGCGGTCCAGTACGCGGGCCAGGCGGTGGACTACGCGAACAAGTCCACCGAGTTCGCCAACGAGGCCAGCAAGGCCGCCGACCTCGCGACCGACGCCGTCACCCAGGCCGTGGCGGTGGAGAAGGCCGCGCGGGACGCCGAGGGGCAGCGCCTGGAGCAGGACCTGCGGCAGGCGGTCGAGGAGATGCGCCTGCTCGCCCGGTTGGACGCGGAGCAGCGGGCGGAGTACACGGGCAAGCGCACCGAGGCCGAGCAGACGACCCAGGCCGCGAGGGATCTGGTCGCGCGTGCCGGGGCGGCGCTCCGGGCCGGTGACACGGCCCTCGCCACCACGACGGGACGTCAGGCGGCCGTGGCCGTCATGGATGCGCGCGGTACCTGGTCGCGGCAGGCGGCCCGGTTCGCCCTGGCCGGCACGGAGGCGGACGTCCACATCTGGATCGACGCCGACCGGCTGATCGCGGAGCGCCTGGACGACCGGGAGCGCGCCCTCTACCTCGCCAGGAGGAGTTCCCCGGGCGTCATCGACGCGGCGGGCAAGGCCCTGGCGAGCACCGACCCCGACGCCACGGCGACGTTCCTCGGCACCGGCGTCGTACAGGCCGCGGCCATGGACAACCGGGTCGCGATCTCCCGCATTCTGGCCGGCCGGCCCGGCCGGGCGGTGGCGAAGGCGGCGAACGAGGCGCTGGACGCCGGGTCCGCCCAGGCCCTGTACGGGTTCTTCAGCGCCTCCTTCGAGGCGGCTCAGCGGGAGGACGACGCGGTCGCCACCGCGACCCTGCTCGGCACCGCCGGCCCCTACACCAAGGCGCACGCCCAGGCGGCGCTCGAAGGACCGGCGTGGATCCGCCGCAACTTCATCGCCTCGGTCCAGCACCGGACCGCTGAGCTCGACCACGACTCCGCCACCCACATCGCCGCCATGCAAGGGGCGATCAGCGCCGCCGCGAAGATCGCCCACAAGGCGCAGGAGGACGCCGCCCGCGCCCAGGAGGCGGCGGCCAGGGCCCGCAACGCCGCGGCGGAAGCGGTCACTTGGGCGGACAAGGCGCTGAACTGGGCGGCGCAGGCCGCCTCCGCCGCGCGGCAGGCGGACTCCTACGCGGACTCCGCCGAGAAGTCGGCCCAGGACGCGCGGGTCTCGGCCGGCAAGGCGACCCAGGCGGCCGCCACCGCCCGGACCGCCATGCGCTCGGCGAACTACTCCGCGAACCGCGCGGTCGAGTCCGCCCGCAGCGCCGTCGCGTCCGCCAACGCCGCCCAGGCGTCGGCTGCTTCCGCGTACGCGACCTCCCTGCACGCCGACGGGGACCGCGTGGCCGCCGCGGAGGCAGCGAGTGCGGCGCAGACGATCGAGAAGGACAAGCGGAGGAACGAGATCGGGGAGGAGGTCAGGAAGGCGCTCGAGGAGGCCCTCAAGGCCCGGGCGGAGGGGAAGAACCCGGCGGACAGCCCTGAGAACGACTCCGTGGGCGGTGGTCTTCCCCAGTGGCAGCAGGACGCCCGGACGCTGGCGAACATTCTCGAATGGGCCTCACTGGCCACCTCGGTGGCCGGCACCGGACTGGAGATCGCCGGCGTGTGGTTCCCGCCCGCCGAAGTGGCGGGCCTCTACTTGAGTTTCACGTCTGTGGGCCTCTCCCAGCTGTCGACGCTGTTCACCGGCATCGGCTACGGGTTCACGAGCAGCGAGTTCCAGCACGCGATCGGGAACTCGGTGCTGCACCTCGTGACGTTCGGCCAGTCCCAGTGGATCAAGAAGCTCGACGCCGGCAAGGTCCTCACCGCGATCGAGGTCGGCGTACACGGGTCCCTCTCGGTGATCACCAGCGGCCTGCACCTCTTCGGCTGA